In a genomic window of Halalkalicoccus sp. CG83:
- a CDS encoding replication factor C large subunit, with protein MSDWTEKYRPSTLDEVRGNDKARDALREWAESWEDHRKAVILHGSPGVGKTSAAHALANDMGCPTIELNASDQRKADVVKRIAGEAAKSGTLSEGSAGRRLVVLDEADNFHGNVDYGGSRAVSDVIKSANQPIVLIANEFYDMSKGLRNACETIEFRDVSARSIVPVLRDICRQEGIEFEQSALEAIAESTSGDLRSAINDLQAIAEKADRLTEEAVVTGERDRSKGIFDFLDEVIKTAGAQEALYASYDVDETPDDLINWIEDNVPKDFEGAELADAYDSLARADRWLGRVRATQEYSYWRYASDNMTAGVAAARREPKGGWTRYGPPSYWRKLGSSRSARDRRDYVARKIAETGGVSMGTARRELLPHLSVMTHHCKNRELTVEMAARYDLDAEHVAFVTGSGKDTNKVQGIVEEARERREEAAVEASGGAFERAERAAEPEAADEDDAPSESGGSDEPDATVTVDAAGTSAGTEETDEDLDADPETNEDDSQSGLSDFM; from the coding sequence ATGAGCGACTGGACGGAGAAGTATCGCCCCTCGACGCTCGACGAGGTGCGGGGCAACGACAAGGCCCGCGACGCGCTTCGGGAGTGGGCCGAGAGCTGGGAGGACCACCGGAAGGCGGTCATCCTCCACGGCAGCCCCGGCGTGGGAAAGACCTCGGCGGCCCATGCGCTCGCGAACGACATGGGTTGTCCGACGATCGAGCTCAACGCCTCGGACCAGCGCAAGGCCGACGTCGTGAAACGGATCGCGGGCGAGGCCGCAAAGAGCGGAACGCTCTCGGAGGGGAGTGCGGGCCGGCGGCTCGTCGTGCTCGACGAGGCGGATAACTTCCACGGCAACGTCGACTACGGCGGCTCGCGCGCGGTCAGCGACGTGATCAAGTCGGCCAACCAGCCGATCGTCCTGATCGCCAACGAGTTCTACGACATGTCGAAGGGGCTTCGAAACGCGTGTGAGACGATCGAGTTCCGCGACGTCTCCGCACGCTCGATCGTGCCCGTCCTCCGCGATATCTGTCGCCAGGAGGGGATCGAGTTCGAACAGAGCGCCCTCGAGGCGATCGCCGAGAGCACGAGCGGCGATCTGCGTTCCGCGATCAACGACCTCCAGGCGATCGCCGAGAAGGCCGACCGGCTCACCGAGGAGGCGGTCGTCACCGGCGAGCGAGACCGGAGCAAGGGGATCTTCGACTTCCTCGACGAGGTGATCAAGACCGCGGGAGCCCAGGAGGCGCTCTACGCCTCCTACGACGTCGACGAGACGCCCGACGATCTGATAAACTGGATCGAGGACAACGTCCCCAAGGACTTCGAGGGAGCGGAACTCGCTGACGCCTACGACTCGCTCGCGCGCGCGGATCGATGGCTCGGTCGGGTACGTGCTACCCAGGAGTACTCCTACTGGCGCTACGCGAGCGACAACATGACCGCCGGCGTCGCCGCCGCTCGCCGCGAACCCAAGGGCGGCTGGACGCGCTACGGCCCGCCGAGCTACTGGCGCAAGCTCGGCAGCTCGCGAAGCGCACGCGACCGGCGCGACTACGTCGCCCGGAAGATCGCGGAGACCGGCGGCGTGAGCATGGGGACCGCCCGCCGGGAGCTGCTACCCCACCTATCGGTGATGACCCACCACTGCAAGAACCGCGAGCTGACGGTTGAGATGGCGGCGCGCTACGACCTCGACGCCGAACACGTCGCGTTCGTCACCGGCAGCGGAAAGGACACCAACAAGGTCCAGGGGATCGTCGAGGAGGCCCGCGAGCGCCGCGAGGAGGCCGCGGTCGAGGCCTCCGGCGGCGCCTTCGAGCGGGCGGAGCGAGCCGCCGAGCCCGAGGCCGCCGACGAGGACGACGCCCCGTCCGAGTCCGGAGGATCAGACGAGCCGGATGCGACGGTAACGGTCGACGCGGCCGGAACGAGCGCCGGTACCGAGGAAACCGACGAGGACCTGGACGCCGATCCGGAGACGAACGAGGACGACTCACAGTCGGGCCTGAGCGACTTCATGTGA
- a CDS encoding potassium channel family protein, giving the protein MDPVYLALGVLLLVIAVVDLTWTTLWVEGGAGPLTSRLMSWTWRALRGVAGRNSRILSLAGPLIFAISLSVWIALLWGGWTLVFAGAEGALVDTLDRGSVSWIDRVYFTGYAIFTLGNGDFVPHGDVWQLATGLTTASGMLFVTLIVTYVLSVLDAVTQKRSFAIGVSGLGTHGEGIVRAGWTGEEFRGLDLPLNTSTTQLNSLTSNHKAYPILHYFHTTRADHAPVGRIAALDEALTLLRFGVPGSERPNDLLVQNARSSVRNYLDILDSALIEAADRSPPSPELDSLRDAGVPTVPDEEFDAALEELDERRRTLLGLVEPDAREWSSSRPNREGN; this is encoded by the coding sequence ATGGATCCCGTCTACCTCGCTCTCGGCGTGCTCCTTCTCGTGATCGCCGTCGTGGACCTCACATGGACGACGCTCTGGGTCGAGGGCGGTGCCGGCCCGCTCACGTCCCGGCTCATGTCGTGGACGTGGCGCGCGCTACGGGGCGTAGCGGGGCGGAACTCGCGGATACTCAGCCTCGCGGGGCCGCTGATCTTCGCGATCAGCCTCTCGGTGTGGATCGCTCTCCTCTGGGGCGGGTGGACGCTCGTCTTCGCCGGCGCCGAGGGGGCTCTCGTCGATACCCTCGACAGGGGTTCGGTCTCCTGGATCGATCGCGTCTACTTCACGGGGTACGCGATATTCACGCTCGGCAACGGCGATTTCGTCCCGCACGGCGACGTCTGGCAGCTCGCCACCGGGTTGACGACCGCCTCCGGGATGCTCTTCGTCACGCTGATCGTCACGTACGTCCTCTCCGTTCTCGACGCCGTCACACAGAAGCGCTCGTTCGCGATCGGCGTCAGCGGCCTCGGTACCCATGGTGAGGGGATCGTGCGAGCGGGCTGGACCGGCGAGGAGTTCCGGGGGCTCGATCTCCCCCTCAACACGTCCACCACCCAGCTGAACTCCCTCACGTCGAACCACAAGGCGTACCCGATCCTCCACTACTTCCACACCACGCGGGCCGACCACGCGCCGGTCGGTCGGATCGCCGCTCTCGACGAGGCGTTGACGCTCCTTCGGTTCGGAGTTCCGGGATCCGAGCGACCCAACGACCTCCTCGTTCAGAACGCGCGCTCGAGCGTCCGGAACTACCTCGACATCCTCGACAGCGCGTTGATCGAAGCGGCGGATCGCTCTCCGCCCTCGCCGGAGCTCGACTCCCTCCGCGACGCGGGCGTCCCGACCGTCCCCGACGAGGAGTTCGACGCCGCCCTCGAGGAACTGGACGAACGGCGCCGAACGTTGCTCGGACTCGTCGAACCCGACGCGCGCGAATGGTCCTCCTCCAGGCCGAATCGAGAGGGGAACTGA
- a CDS encoding nitroreductase family protein: MSSEQSAAEERDVSNEKTFEAIEAIDAIRTRRSGHDFDPDAKLDEKTLEALIHDATLAPSSYNLQPWEFVAVQDDERLDRVVELAYGQEHLREAGTAILVVGHTEAKTADRVFDEWVEAGRMDEASAEQTKAQSVEMYEDERFGRDYAIRNASLAVENLLLSAHARGLKATPMIGFDQEGIAEFLGLPDDEIPVMLIAVGPSGGEEPDRLPRRSVDEVLHRESY; this comes from the coding sequence ATGTCCTCCGAACAATCCGCCGCCGAGGAGCGTGACGTATCGAACGAGAAGACCTTCGAAGCCATCGAAGCCATCGACGCCATCCGAACCCGTCGATCAGGCCACGACTTCGACCCCGACGCGAAACTCGACGAGAAGACGCTCGAGGCGCTGATCCACGACGCCACGCTGGCGCCATCGTCGTACAACCTCCAGCCCTGGGAGTTCGTCGCCGTCCAGGACGACGAGCGACTCGATCGGGTCGTCGAGCTTGCCTACGGCCAGGAGCACCTGCGCGAGGCCGGAACCGCGATCCTCGTCGTCGGTCACACCGAGGCCAAGACCGCGGATCGCGTGTTCGACGAGTGGGTCGAGGCGGGCCGGATGGACGAGGCGTCCGCCGAACAGACCAAGGCCCAGTCGGTCGAGATGTACGAGGACGAGCGGTTCGGGCGCGACTACGCGATTCGGAACGCCAGCCTCGCGGTCGAGAACCTCCTGCTGTCGGCCCACGCCCGCGGGCTGAAGGCGACGCCCATGATCGGCTTCGACCAGGAGGGGATCGCCGAGTTCCTCGGGCTGCCCGACGACGAGATTCCCGTGATGCTGATCGCCGTCGGGCCGAGCGGCGGCGAGGAGCCCGATCGACTTCCGCGACGATCCGTCGACGAGGTCCTCCACCGCGAGTCGTACTGA
- a CDS encoding MFS transporter, translated as MLLAIAFGWFLSISVRMIYPALLPHLRGGYDLTLTTAGLLLTVLWIAYACGQLPGGILADWAGERPLLIASSLLAATMLALVVLAESVIVLFSATALFGVGTALYGVSRFTILDEIYPDQLGTATGVTMAAGDLGNAVMPPVAGFVAAAVAWQYGFGFAVPLFVLAAVGLWTTLPRRETAMTPLRETLALGDVVPTLSRPVVLRGTVLLVLWSVIMQAFIGFYPTYLIDVKELSVRVATVLFGLFFALGILMKPIAGRAYDGVGVRVPLLTIMATASLALVALPFVGGLWPFVPLTVLASSLLGFETIVISDLTRRLPDDTEGTNLGALRTVYIGLGALSPVLFGAIADRGYFDEAFLGVAVLAGVVVLVVFVSIDY; from the coding sequence ATGCTCCTAGCCATCGCCTTCGGCTGGTTTCTGTCGATCAGCGTCCGGATGATCTATCCGGCGTTGTTACCGCATCTCCGCGGCGGGTACGACCTCACGCTCACGACCGCCGGCCTCCTGTTGACGGTCCTCTGGATCGCGTACGCGTGCGGGCAGCTCCCCGGCGGTATCCTCGCGGACTGGGCCGGGGAGCGTCCGCTGTTGATCGCGAGTTCCCTCCTCGCGGCGACGATGCTCGCGCTCGTCGTCCTCGCGGAGTCGGTGATCGTCCTGTTCTCGGCGACGGCCCTGTTCGGCGTGGGAACCGCGCTGTACGGCGTCTCGCGGTTCACGATCCTGGACGAGATCTATCCCGACCAGCTCGGCACGGCGACGGGCGTGACGATGGCGGCCGGCGACCTCGGGAACGCGGTGATGCCGCCCGTCGCCGGGTTCGTCGCGGCCGCGGTAGCCTGGCAGTACGGCTTCGGGTTCGCCGTTCCGCTCTTCGTGCTCGCAGCGGTCGGCCTCTGGACGACGCTGCCGAGGCGGGAGACGGCGATGACGCCGTTGCGCGAGACCCTCGCGCTCGGCGACGTCGTCCCGACGCTGTCTCGACCGGTCGTGCTGCGCGGAACCGTGCTGCTCGTGCTGTGGAGCGTGATCATGCAGGCGTTCATCGGGTTCTACCCGACGTATCTGATCGACGTAAAGGAGCTCTCGGTACGGGTCGCGACCGTGCTGTTCGGCCTCTTCTTCGCGCTCGGCATCCTGATGAAGCCGATCGCGGGCCGGGCCTACGACGGCGTCGGCGTCCGGGTCCCGCTGTTGACGATCATGGCCACGGCCAGCCTGGCGCTCGTCGCACTCCCGTTCGTCGGCGGACTGTGGCCGTTCGTCCCCCTGACCGTGCTCGCGAGCAGCCTCCTGGGGTTCGAGACGATCGTGATCTCCGATCTCACTCGACGACTTCCGGACGACACGGAGGGAACGAACCTGGGTGCTCTCCGGACGGTCTACATCGGACTCGGCGCGTTGAGTCCGGTCCTCTTCGGAGCGATCGCCGACCGGGGCTACTTCGACGAGGCGTTCCTCGGGGTCGCCGTACTCGCCGGCGTGGTCGTCCTCGTCGTGTTCGTCTCGATCGATTACTGA
- a CDS encoding metal-dependent hydrolase family protein, giving the protein MILRDARLFDGREELATKGAIRFDPESGRIEAVGDVEPQGEEPSMSLPGHTVLPGLVDAHVHFSLSGQATIEDVVGTSDADLAFTEAANARTTLEAGVTSVRAMGARDLDVRLKRAIERGDVPGPRMVANCRSITITGGHGHHLGREVDGPVECRRAVREQIKKGAEFIKFMATGGVTTPGTDPRTLAFTYEEMEALIDEAHRRGVHVATHAHGAPGVKAAVEAGVDTVEHGTFMDEEAIDMLIAHDVTLVPTLSAPYRIARNTDRATEESIRKTDSVHDRHIEAFKRAVDAGVRIAGGTDAGTPFNYHGTNSTEISFMVEHAMDPVDAVVAMTGTAAETIGLEDAGTLEAGNYADLLVIEGNPLEDVSLLREPTAVLKGGEIVSGTLPDPQD; this is encoded by the coding sequence ATGATTCTGCGGGACGCGCGCCTGTTCGACGGGCGCGAGGAGCTAGCGACGAAGGGAGCGATCCGCTTCGACCCCGAGTCTGGGCGGATCGAGGCGGTCGGAGACGTCGAACCACAGGGCGAGGAGCCGTCGATGTCGCTCCCGGGTCATACGGTCCTCCCCGGTCTGGTCGACGCCCACGTCCACTTCTCGCTGTCGGGACAAGCGACCATCGAGGACGTGGTCGGGACGAGCGACGCCGATCTGGCGTTCACCGAGGCGGCCAACGCGCGAACGACGCTCGAGGCCGGCGTCACGAGCGTGCGGGCGATGGGGGCTCGCGACCTCGACGTCCGGCTAAAACGTGCGATCGAGCGCGGCGACGTCCCCGGTCCACGGATGGTCGCGAACTGCCGGTCGATCACCATCACCGGCGGTCACGGCCACCACCTCGGACGCGAGGTCGACGGCCCCGTCGAGTGCAGGCGTGCGGTCCGCGAGCAGATCAAGAAGGGCGCGGAGTTCATCAAGTTCATGGCGACCGGCGGGGTCACGACCCCCGGGACGGACCCCCGAACGCTCGCGTTCACCTACGAGGAGATGGAAGCGTTGATCGACGAGGCCCACCGCCGCGGGGTGCACGTCGCGACCCACGCCCACGGCGCCCCGGGGGTGAAGGCCGCCGTCGAGGCCGGCGTCGACACCGTCGAACACGGCACGTTCATGGACGAGGAGGCGATCGACATGCTGATCGCCCACGACGTGACGCTCGTTCCGACGCTCTCGGCGCCGTACCGGATCGCGCGCAACACCGATCGGGCGACCGAGGAGAGCATCAGGAAGACCGACAGCGTCCACGACCGCCACATCGAGGCGTTCAAGCGCGCGGTCGACGCCGGCGTGCGGATCGCCGGCGGCACCGACGCGGGTACCCCCTTCAACTACCACGGCACCAACAGCACCGAGATCTCGTTCATGGTCGAACACGCGATGGACCCGGTCGACGCGGTCGTCGCGATGACGGGCACGGCCGCCGAGACGATCGGACTCGAGGACGCGGGCACGCTCGAAGCCGGCAACTACGCCGACCTGCTCGTGATCGAGGGGAACCCGCTCGAGGACGTCTCGCTGTTGCGCGAGCCGACGGCCGTCCTCAAGGGTGGCGAGATCGTCTCGGGGACGCTGCCGGACCCACAGGACTGA
- the fba gene encoding class II fructose-bisphosphate aldolase — protein MTRDPDVDLRTCYERARDGRYGFFASNVTHFDVLVGLLQGSADADSDLVVQLGKEEAAFFGGGDPVVGVRVFGACLDTLAERYGIEVFCNIDHTHIPDDFEYLEAAVDSGVPDSVMVDASDEPFERNVDLTAEAVDRVGDDVLVEAELGRIAGVEGDTETPDDEAFYTDPEDAVEFVERTGCDLLAVSIGTQHGVASGRDLDVRPDLAAEINGALLDAGHDTPLVVHGASGVPDERIEALIDAGVCKFNKNTRYQYEFARTAADFYHEHADAIRPPEGTADDRAGFFADSDWEPDKTYFHPHVVSETVRDRIATVMGELCELTRSAGETISDEYE, from the coding sequence ATGACACGCGATCCGGACGTCGACCTTCGGACGTGCTACGAGCGCGCGAGGGACGGGCGCTACGGCTTCTTCGCGAGCAACGTCACCCATTTCGACGTCCTCGTCGGCCTCCTGCAGGGGAGCGCGGACGCCGATTCGGACCTCGTCGTCCAGCTCGGCAAGGAGGAGGCGGCGTTCTTCGGCGGTGGCGACCCTGTAGTGGGCGTCCGGGTCTTCGGCGCGTGTCTCGATACGCTCGCCGAACGCTACGGGATCGAGGTGTTCTGCAACATCGATCACACCCACATCCCCGACGACTTCGAGTATCTGGAGGCGGCAGTCGACTCCGGCGTGCCCGATTCGGTGATGGTCGACGCCTCGGACGAGCCGTTCGAGCGAAACGTCGATCTGACGGCCGAGGCCGTCGATCGCGTCGGTGACGACGTCCTCGTCGAGGCGGAGCTCGGACGAATCGCCGGCGTCGAAGGCGATACGGAAACGCCGGACGACGAGGCGTTCTACACCGACCCCGAGGACGCAGTCGAGTTCGTCGAGCGGACGGGCTGTGACCTGCTTGCGGTGTCGATCGGGACCCAGCACGGCGTCGCGTCCGGCCGTGATCTCGACGTGCGTCCCGATCTCGCCGCCGAGATCAACGGGGCGCTACTCGATGCGGGACACGACACCCCACTCGTCGTCCACGGCGCCTCCGGGGTTCCCGACGAACGGATCGAGGCGCTGATCGACGCCGGCGTCTGCAAGTTCAACAAGAACACCCGCTACCAGTACGAGTTCGCGCGAACGGCCGCGGACTTCTACCACGAGCACGCGGACGCGATCCGGCCGCCCGAGGGGACCGCTGACGACCGGGCCGGCTTCTTCGCCGACAGCGACTGGGAGCCCGATAAGACGTACTTCCATCCACACGTCGTCTCGGAGACCGTTCGGGACCGCATCGCGACCGTGATGGGGGAGCTCTGTGAGCTGACTCGAAGCGCCGGCGAGACGATATCGGACGAGTATGAGTGA
- a CDS encoding FGGY-family carbohydrate kinase: MSEPAPVLVGIDAGLTNVTVTAFDDVGTELASASRQTPTVETAPDREEQDHDRLWETVCGTVADVVEDGSVSAEAIAGVGVAGHGHGLYGLDSAGEPACGIKSTDSRAIDAIAELRPDAHEEVVERLGWEPFGADPLSLLVWLREHEPATYERIETVLFSKDVLTHRLTGELSTDPTEASVFYGPEPEYDRELFDVLGIERAFSALPPVSSSTEACGSVTATAAERTGLPEGVPVATGFHDVAACTLGAGIVRPGDGLIILGTWGQSVAVLDAPGDGNEGLPRRYLDGWLRYKGIRSGAACVEWFTETCGGDWRRQADERDVSPYEIYEEAVAGVEPGANGLVFHPFLKGSTDDPNSAGGFYGLRLEHTGAHMLRAIYEGVAITQTSALDSIASDLETIRLTGGGARSETWAQMFADIAALPVAIPDERETGALGAALCGGTAAGVYPDVETAVDRAVGTARRHERTPGTEERYRTVRTAFFQAVEGMKRPWETLKTVAEERRTG, from the coding sequence ATGAGTGAGCCGGCCCCGGTCCTCGTCGGGATCGACGCCGGACTCACCAACGTCACGGTCACCGCGTTCGACGACGTCGGCACCGAGCTCGCGAGCGCCTCGCGCCAGACGCCGACGGTCGAGACGGCCCCCGACCGCGAGGAGCAGGACCACGATCGGCTGTGGGAGACGGTCTGCGGGACCGTCGCCGACGTCGTCGAGGACGGGTCCGTCTCCGCCGAGGCCATCGCGGGCGTCGGCGTCGCCGGCCACGGTCACGGGCTCTACGGGCTCGATAGTGCAGGGGAGCCGGCTTGCGGCATCAAATCGACGGACAGCCGCGCTATCGACGCGATCGCCGAGCTCCGGCCCGACGCCCACGAGGAGGTCGTCGAACGCCTCGGCTGGGAGCCGTTCGGCGCCGACCCGCTGAGCCTTCTGGTCTGGCTTCGCGAGCACGAACCTGCCACCTACGAGCGCATCGAGACGGTGCTGTTCTCAAAGGACGTGCTCACCCACCGGCTCACCGGCGAGCTGTCGACGGATCCCACGGAAGCGAGCGTGTTCTACGGGCCCGAGCCCGAGTACGACCGGGAGCTGTTCGACGTCCTCGGCATCGAGCGGGCGTTCTCGGCGCTCCCGCCGGTCAGTTCGAGCACCGAAGCGTGCGGATCGGTGACGGCGACGGCCGCGGAACGAACCGGCCTGCCGGAGGGGGTACCCGTCGCTACGGGGTTCCACGACGTCGCCGCCTGCACGCTCGGTGCCGGCATCGTCCGGCCGGGCGATGGCCTGATCATCCTCGGGACCTGGGGCCAGAGCGTCGCCGTTCTCGACGCCCCAGGAGACGGGAACGAGGGTCTCCCTCGGCGGTATCTCGACGGGTGGCTGCGATATAAGGGGATCCGCTCGGGGGCGGCCTGCGTCGAGTGGTTCACCGAGACCTGCGGCGGCGACTGGCGCCGGCAAGCCGACGAACGCGACGTCTCGCCGTACGAGATCTACGAGGAGGCCGTCGCGGGCGTCGAGCCCGGCGCGAACGGACTGGTCTTCCACCCGTTTCTCAAGGGGTCGACCGACGACCCGAACAGCGCTGGCGGATTCTACGGGCTTCGCCTCGAGCACACCGGCGCGCACATGCTTCGAGCGATCTACGAGGGCGTCGCGATCACGCAGACGAGCGCGCTGGATTCGATCGCATCGGATCTCGAGACGATCCGGCTGACCGGCGGGGGCGCACGGAGCGAGACGTGGGCACAGATGTTCGCCGACATCGCCGCCCTGCCGGTCGCGATCCCGGACGAACGGGAGACCGGCGCGCTCGGCGCGGCGCTGTGTGGCGGGACGGCCGCCGGCGTCTACCCGGACGTCGAGACGGCGGTCGATCGTGCCGTCGGGACCGCCCGGCGCCACGAGCGCACTCCCGGAACCGAGGAGCGATATCGCACGGTCCGGACGGCGTTCTTCCAGGCGGTCGAGGGCATGAAGCGGCCGTGGGAAACGCTCAAGACGGTCGCTGAGGAACGCCGAACCGGATGA
- a CDS encoding 2-hydroxyacid dehydrogenase gives MKALLCGDPQQPSEYMYEALGDLEEHGVAFDRMDWMDDSSPAEFRNVTMDMESLGPGSYDTDAIAANLDGADVLVVHKAPVSRELIESGDLSIVAAARGGTENVDVEAATDNDVTVLHAPGRNRDAVADYAVSILLSRLREIPFNHAELSTGEWNQVFDPDRLPPDVGTTTIGIVGFGHIGRGVARRLAGFDPQLLVYDPFVDDEEIRELGSEPADLDTLLAESDAVTLHVRLSDDTRGMIGSEEFERMNPEGYLVNTARGGLVDTDALVDAVSSDSIAGAALDVFEEEPIPEGHPILDLEGVILTPHVAGSTRDAVLGGPRIIASQLEEHLRGETPSHVVN, from the coding sequence ATGAAAGCGCTACTCTGCGGGGATCCACAGCAGCCGAGCGAGTACATGTACGAGGCCCTCGGTGACCTTGAGGAGCACGGCGTGGCGTTCGACCGGATGGATTGGATGGACGACTCCTCGCCCGCGGAGTTCCGCAACGTGACGATGGACATGGAGTCGCTCGGACCGGGGAGCTACGATACGGACGCCATCGCGGCCAATCTCGATGGAGCCGACGTGCTCGTCGTCCACAAGGCCCCGGTCTCGCGCGAACTCATCGAGAGCGGCGACCTTTCGATCGTCGCCGCGGCTCGCGGGGGCACCGAGAACGTCGACGTCGAGGCGGCCACCGACAACGACGTGACCGTCCTGCATGCGCCGGGGCGCAACCGCGATGCCGTCGCCGACTACGCGGTCTCGATACTGCTCTCACGGCTGCGTGAGATCCCGTTCAACCACGCCGAGCTCTCGACCGGCGAGTGGAACCAGGTGTTCGACCCCGACCGGCTCCCGCCGGACGTCGGGACGACGACGATCGGGATCGTTGGATTCGGACACATCGGCCGTGGTGTCGCACGGCGGCTCGCCGGCTTCGACCCCCAGCTGCTCGTCTACGACCCGTTCGTCGACGACGAGGAGATCCGCGAGCTCGGATCCGAGCCAGCCGACCTCGACACGCTGCTTGCCGAATCAGACGCCGTGACACTTCACGTCCGGCTCTCGGACGATACCCGCGGGATGATCGGCAGCGAAGAGTTCGAGCGGATGAACCCCGAGGGGTATCTGGTCAACACCGCCCGCGGCGGGCTCGTGGACACCGACGCGCTCGTCGATGCCGTCTCGAGCGACTCGATCGCCGGTGCGGCCCTCGACGTGTTCGAAGAGGAGCCGATCCCCGAGGGTCACCCGATCCTCGATCTCGAGGGCGTCATTCTGACGCCGCACGTCGCCGGCTCGACGCGCGATGCGGTACTCGGCGGCCCCCGCATCATCGCTTCACAGCTCGAGGAGCATCTCCGCGGGGAGACGCCTTCGCACGTCGTGAACTGA
- a CDS encoding GNAT family N-acetyltransferase encodes MEYRPYDPDGDEAELWRLKCAFERGLGSKSEEKRAAYDVKLTESYAERYLDWVRWCLAREPRSVIVAASEGLAGYVFVLPERLAMIWDAAVLNELYVEPDHRGSGVADELIEAALALAREQEPPLERIVLDVDPENARAAAFYERHGFEPWGEMVAREL; translated from the coding sequence ATGGAGTACAGGCCGTACGATCCTGACGGAGACGAGGCGGAGCTCTGGCGACTCAAATGCGCGTTCGAACGCGGTCTCGGCTCGAAGAGCGAGGAGAAGCGCGCGGCGTACGACGTGAAGCTCACCGAGTCGTACGCCGAGCGGTACCTCGACTGGGTGCGGTGGTGTCTCGCGCGCGAGCCCCGGAGCGTGATCGTCGCCGCCAGCGAGGGACTCGCCGGCTACGTCTTCGTCCTGCCCGAGCGATTGGCGATGATCTGGGACGCGGCGGTGTTGAACGAGCTCTACGTCGAGCCGGACCACCGTGGAAGCGGCGTCGCGGACGAACTGATCGAGGCCGCACTCGCGCTCGCGCGCGAGCAGGAGCCGCCCTTAGAGCGGATCGTCCTCGACGTCGACCCCGAGAACGCCCGCGCGGCGGCGTTCTACGAGCGACACGGCTTCGAGCCCTGGGGCGAGATGGTCGCCCGCGAACTGTGA
- a CDS encoding helix-turn-helix domain-containing protein: MSDRPPRADLAEKIAGEITLSEDPGATLRKWRTDFTVSQTELAEELSVSSSVISDYESGRRESPGIAVVRRIVTALLDIDEQRGGDRIRQYARVLSAGFESDIVHDLREYPTTVPLNRFYDAIDATELVPGEVDRISGHTVIDSIEAITRLSSEEFYRLYGRSTNRALVFTGVTRGESPLVAMRVVNPTPNAVVLHGLDEEELWEHATDLARIDGFSLAICGTDIDDVLERLREFP, translated from the coding sequence CTGAGCGACCGACCGCCGCGGGCCGACCTCGCGGAGAAGATCGCCGGCGAGATCACGCTCAGCGAGGATCCTGGCGCGACGCTGCGCAAGTGGCGCACCGACTTCACCGTCTCCCAGACCGAACTCGCGGAGGAGCTCTCGGTCTCCTCGTCGGTGATCAGCGACTACGAGAGCGGTCGCCGCGAGAGTCCCGGAATCGCCGTCGTCCGGCGGATCGTCACCGCGCTGCTCGACATCGACGAGCAGCGCGGCGGCGACCGGATCCGCCAGTACGCCCGCGTGCTCTCGGCGGGCTTCGAGAGCGACATCGTCCACGACCTCCGCGAGTACCCCACCACGGTCCCCCTGAATCGGTTCTACGACGCCATCGACGCGACCGAACTCGTCCCCGGCGAGGTCGATCGGATCAGCGGCCACACCGTCATTGACAGCATCGAGGCGATCACCCGCCTCTCGAGCGAGGAGTTCTACCGGCTCTACGGCCGGAGCACGAACCGCGCGCTCGTCTTCACCGGCGTCACGCGCGGGGAGTCACCGTTGGTAGCCATGCGCGTGGTCAATCCCACGCCGAACGCGGTGGTTCTCCACGGACTGGACGAGGAGGAGCTCTGGGAGCACGCGACGGATCTCGCGCGGATCGACGGCTTCTCGCTCGCGATCTGCGGGACCGACATCGACGACGTCCTCGAACGCCTGCGTGAGTTCCCGTGA